Proteins found in one Bremerella volcania genomic segment:
- a CDS encoding MBL fold metallo-hydrolase, producing MQKLLGLLLSFWLATACLANPMPPGLSQPLPESFPELYQFTDTCHVYILKHDADALLINVGAGQLFDVLPKIGIKRVDKILLNNHHRENLQGFARVDTSATEVSASKIEAEILQSPASFRKWYPTLGDQYSVYGASYARPPQKPIPVDQPLEDNAEFTWHGYRIRCLLTPGHSPGEVTYLISKNGQTVAFSGGLMHDGSRFTNWFDSEWDYGFAKGIDALTASVDRLIAEDFNVMLPIQGPAIRDAKAQLKTYRERLDTFLAAYIRGYPVFDKDPDKRDRISKPTEIPHLNQVTPHLYKLNDEFQGRNFSIIVSDSGHGLILDCGLFPKSVLEEVILGLRQHRGLKQIDAFWISHMHGDHFLHGPLLREKYGAKAWTLDKIVDRCENPRKYDYAALVSAYGDGFDGMPIDKGFADGETIDWEGYKIQVDWLPGQTEFGCCLWLEIDGKRIAFTGDNLFGDPRDETQTAHDCVVARNSAILEEGHILGSKYLLDLKPDIVMAAHGYVMPEPQGILQRYHNWSKEMAALFREMLPEKDYEYLFDPYWVSAYPYRVNLIDGRPHRVVITVRNFRDQPQKHRVKLVLPEGITAEPAILEGTVPAESRQSYEIQILAKDPDRLAEVEIIPLDIELDGKHYGQWFDFLIGRQSNSSN from the coding sequence ATGCAGAAGCTTCTGGGGTTACTCCTTTCGTTTTGGTTGGCAACTGCCTGTCTGGCCAACCCGATGCCGCCAGGATTGTCACAACCGCTGCCGGAATCATTCCCGGAACTGTACCAGTTCACCGACACTTGCCACGTCTACATTCTAAAGCACGACGCCGACGCGCTTTTGATCAATGTCGGCGCAGGCCAGCTATTCGACGTGCTGCCGAAGATCGGTATCAAGCGCGTCGACAAGATTCTTCTCAACAACCACCATCGAGAAAATCTGCAAGGGTTTGCCCGCGTCGATACGAGCGCGACCGAGGTTTCCGCCTCCAAGATCGAAGCCGAGATCCTTCAGTCACCTGCCAGCTTTCGTAAATGGTATCCAACACTAGGTGACCAGTACTCGGTCTACGGTGCCAGCTATGCCCGTCCGCCACAAAAACCGATTCCCGTCGATCAACCGTTGGAAGACAACGCCGAATTCACTTGGCACGGGTACCGCATACGGTGCCTCTTGACGCCAGGACACTCGCCGGGCGAGGTGACCTATCTGATCTCGAAGAATGGCCAAACGGTGGCCTTCTCCGGAGGGCTCATGCATGACGGATCGCGGTTTACCAACTGGTTCGACTCAGAGTGGGACTACGGCTTCGCAAAAGGAATCGACGCGTTGACAGCCTCAGTCGATCGACTCATTGCAGAAGACTTTAACGTCATGCTGCCGATCCAGGGACCAGCCATTCGCGATGCAAAAGCTCAGCTGAAGACCTACCGAGAACGCCTTGATACGTTTCTCGCCGCATATATTCGCGGCTACCCCGTCTTCGACAAAGACCCGGACAAACGCGATCGTATTTCCAAGCCGACCGAGATCCCTCACCTGAATCAAGTCACGCCCCATCTCTACAAACTGAACGACGAGTTCCAAGGCCGAAACTTCTCAATCATTGTTTCCGATAGCGGTCATGGGCTGATCCTCGACTGCGGCCTCTTTCCCAAGTCAGTGCTGGAAGAAGTCATCCTCGGCCTTCGGCAGCACAGAGGTCTGAAACAGATCGACGCGTTCTGGATCTCCCACATGCACGGCGACCACTTCCTGCATGGTCCACTGCTCCGAGAGAAGTACGGAGCCAAGGCCTGGACGCTCGATAAAATCGTCGACCGCTGCGAGAACCCACGAAAGTATGACTACGCAGCCCTGGTATCCGCCTACGGCGATGGCTTCGACGGCATGCCGATCGACAAAGGCTTTGCTGACGGGGAAACGATTGACTGGGAAGGCTATAAGATTCAAGTCGACTGGCTACCCGGCCAAACCGAGTTCGGCTGTTGTCTGTGGTTGGAGATCGACGGCAAACGAATCGCGTTCACCGGAGACAATTTATTTGGTGACCCACGGGACGAAACCCAAACGGCTCATGACTGCGTCGTCGCACGCAACAGTGCCATCCTTGAGGAAGGTCACATCCTGGGCAGCAAGTACCTGCTCGATTTGAAGCCTGACATCGTCATGGCCGCCCACGGATACGTGATGCCGGAACCACAAGGAATCCTTCAGCGGTACCACAACTGGTCAAAAGAGATGGCTGCCCTTTTCCGAGAGATGCTGCCAGAAAAGGACTACGAATATCTCTTCGATCCCTACTGGGTATCGGCTTATCCCTACCGCGTGAACCTGATTGACGGCAGGCCACACCGGGTGGTCATCACGGTCCGCAATTTCCGAGACCAACCGCAGAAGCACCGCGTGAAGTTGGTTCTCCCGGAAGGGATAACCGCTGAGCCTGCCATCCTTGAGGGAACGGTCCCCGCGGAAAGCAGGCAGTCTTACGAGATTCAGATATTGGCAAAGGATCCGGATCGTCTTGCTGAGGTCGAAATCATCCCGCTTGATATCGAACTCGATGGAAAGCACTACGGTCAGTGGTTCGATTTTCTGATCGGTCGTCAAAGCAATTCATCGAACTAG
- a CDS encoding tellurite resistance TerB family protein, translating into MIIFGTRGITSTVESNQFNCPQCRTKRDGSLKNVSTFFTLYFIPLIPMGSRGKYVECHSCGGNFAEEVWQYDPDQEHAETMQKMLRVMIMAALADEEVDRFERAEIKKQYMELTGLPVADSTLDQEIKMAVESQVTLSRFVGGMVDGLSGHGRALVLKLAYHVMSAAGEMTPSQDRALDQLADTLGIQKVQLMELIKHFQESQHEELA; encoded by the coding sequence ATGATCATCTTTGGTACGCGCGGAATCACCTCGACCGTAGAAAGCAATCAGTTTAACTGCCCACAGTGCCGCACCAAGCGCGACGGCAGTCTGAAGAATGTTAGCACGTTTTTCACCCTCTACTTCATTCCTCTCATCCCGATGGGCTCGCGTGGAAAGTACGTCGAATGCCATTCATGCGGCGGTAATTTTGCCGAAGAGGTTTGGCAATACGACCCGGATCAGGAGCACGCCGAGACGATGCAGAAGATGCTGCGGGTCATGATTATGGCAGCCTTGGCCGACGAGGAAGTCGATCGTTTCGAGCGGGCCGAGATCAAGAAGCAGTACATGGAGCTGACCGGGCTGCCGGTCGCGGACTCGACCCTCGACCAGGAAATCAAAATGGCGGTCGAATCTCAAGTCACGCTGAGTCGGTTCGTCGGCGGAATGGTCGACGGGCTTTCGGGACATGGCCGGGCCTTGGTTCTCAAGCTCGCTTACCACGTCATGAGTGCCGCCGGCGAAATGACGCCTTCTCAGGATCGAGCGTTAGATCAACTGGCCGATACGCTTGGCATCCAGAAAGTCCAACTCATGGAGCTGATTAAGCACTTCCAGGAATCGCAGCACGAGGAATTAGCCTGA
- a CDS encoding ISAs1 family transposase, whose amino-acid sequence MSSRSPVSLQECFADLTDPRTRKVTYPLTNIVTIALCAVMSGADDFVAIADWAEMKKEWLGKFLDLSSGIPSHDRFNAILASLNPAEFEKCLLTWITALHEITDGQIIAIDGKTLRRSFDKASSKAAIHMVSAWATANHVSLGQVVTDAKSNEITAIPKLLEIVEVSGSLVTIDAQGCQQDIAQKIVDQGADYCLAVKRNQPTLHDSIEDFFVAQQESNFKRAKVHRHETHEKGHGREESRSYYICPVNDEIITRDRWSNLRAIGMTINIVKQGGNETSEVRYYILSKYLSGKRFAEAVRGHWGIENSLHWQLDVTFGEDQSRIRKGHADANFSLLRRTSLSLLKNNKTAKVGVKNKRLKCGWGDDYRMEVLLGR is encoded by the coding sequence ATGTCGTCACGTTCGCCTGTTTCCCTTCAAGAGTGCTTTGCCGATCTGACCGATCCGCGGACTCGCAAGGTGACTTATCCGTTAACGAATATCGTGACCATCGCGCTGTGTGCGGTGATGAGTGGGGCGGATGATTTTGTGGCTATCGCCGACTGGGCCGAGATGAAGAAGGAGTGGCTGGGTAAGTTCCTTGATTTGAGTTCCGGCATCCCTTCGCACGATCGCTTTAATGCGATCTTGGCTTCGCTGAATCCGGCTGAGTTTGAGAAGTGTTTGCTGACTTGGATCACCGCCTTACACGAAATCACCGACGGGCAGATCATCGCGATTGACGGCAAGACGCTGCGGCGGAGTTTCGACAAGGCCAGCAGCAAGGCGGCCATTCACATGGTCAGTGCCTGGGCGACTGCCAATCATGTGAGTCTCGGCCAGGTAGTAACCGACGCGAAGAGCAACGAGATCACCGCCATTCCCAAACTGCTTGAAATCGTCGAGGTTTCCGGCAGTTTAGTGACGATTGACGCTCAAGGTTGCCAACAGGACATCGCTCAGAAGATCGTCGACCAGGGAGCCGATTATTGCCTGGCCGTGAAGCGCAATCAGCCGACCCTCCACGATTCGATCGAAGATTTTTTTGTCGCGCAGCAGGAAAGCAATTTCAAGCGAGCCAAAGTACACCGTCACGAAACGCACGAGAAAGGGCATGGTCGCGAGGAGTCGCGTTCCTATTATATCTGCCCTGTGAACGACGAGATCATCACACGAGATCGTTGGTCGAACTTGAGGGCGATCGGGATGACGATCAATATCGTGAAGCAAGGCGGGAACGAGACGAGCGAGGTGCGATACTATATCCTGAGCAAGTACCTTTCCGGCAAGCGTTTCGCCGAGGCCGTTCGCGGTCATTGGGGCATTGAAAACAGCCTGCACTGGCAACTGGACGTGACGTTCGGTGAAGATCAATCTCGCATCCGCAAAGGGCACGCCGACGCCAACTTTAGCCTGCTACGAAGGACGAGCCTGAGCCTGCTGAAGAACAACAAGACAGCCAAGGTCGGCGTGAAGAACAAACGATTAAAATGCGGCTGGGGCGATGACTACCGCATGGAAGTCCTGCTGGGACGGTGA
- a CDS encoding methyltransferase family protein: MGPLSVCGATLLIAGIFLRASAIHALGPRFVSDVCCDAPPVSVGIYRYLRHPSEIGLLAITVGGPLVLQAPWSALVAGCVLAPISMWRIRREDKVLAAAAH; the protein is encoded by the coding sequence ATGGGGCCTCTCTCCGTTTGCGGCGCTACTCTGTTGATCGCAGGCATCTTTCTGCGCGCATCGGCAATTCACGCATTAGGACCAAGATTCGTCTCCGACGTCTGCTGCGACGCACCACCTGTCTCGGTCGGTATCTACCGATACCTGCGGCATCCGTCGGAAATAGGCCTGCTGGCAATCACCGTGGGCGGACCGCTCGTGCTACAAGCCCCATGGTCGGCACTTGTCGCCGGCTGTGTCTTAGCACCAATCTCTATGTGGCGCATTCGCCGAGAAGACAAAGTCCTGGCCGCCGCCGCGCACTGA
- a CDS encoding HK97 family phage prohead protease encodes MPQNELIEFLLGSTLVVSKSADPDRCVVKGFASTPDVDLHGHTVNVSSFNWNNWPQLLEEHKGEPVGQIMTLNKAFLSEIGDIDNWGVFDSESGEQINTYPRENAPDYQNGTLGLFVTAEVTKPEVVEKAKSGIFKGFSWRGLTHVLKNIFGIATKYLTDIDLAEISLVAAPANPNAKFVVAKSLGDPNSVFDDGRIFPTYEETEEIQKADDDSNGLGSGLGNDPDLTNLFPEYLR; translated from the coding sequence ATGCCTCAGAATGAGTTGATCGAATTTTTGCTAGGTTCGACGCTTGTCGTCTCCAAGTCTGCCGACCCTGACCGATGCGTAGTCAAAGGTTTTGCGTCAACTCCCGATGTCGACCTTCACGGACATACCGTCAACGTTTCAAGCTTCAACTGGAACAATTGGCCCCAACTATTGGAAGAGCACAAGGGAGAACCCGTAGGCCAGATTATGACGCTCAACAAGGCATTCCTAAGCGAGATAGGTGATATCGACAATTGGGGCGTATTCGACTCCGAGAGCGGGGAGCAAATCAACACTTACCCCAGAGAGAATGCCCCCGATTATCAGAACGGGACGCTCGGTCTTTTCGTCACTGCGGAAGTTACAAAACCCGAAGTTGTCGAGAAGGCGAAATCTGGCATTTTCAAGGGCTTTTCGTGGCGTGGCCTGACTCATGTTCTTAAGAACATTTTTGGAATTGCTACCAAGTACCTCACCGACATTGATCTTGCTGAAATCTCGTTGGTAGCTGCCCCCGCAAATCCCAACGCCAAGTTCGTTGTTGCAAAGTCCCTCGGAGACCCGAATTCGGTGTTCGACGATGGGCGGATTTTCCCGACCTACGAAGAGACGGAAGAGATTCAAAAAGCAGACGACGACTCGAACGGCTTGGGCTCCGGACTTGGTAACGATCCTGACCTTACAAATTTGTTCCCTGAATACCTGCGGTAG
- a CDS encoding sulfotransferase: MRKVFGIGINKTGTKSTAQFVKQLGLRTMHDRPNGKSIRDAINRGKRAVPFMFSNDAFFDLPEDIDHERLLERFPDARYIMTTRDTKQWVDSRIIHVLHNRTVTGKRSWTEIDTQAWRREKEEHESRVRETFKRLGKLDQLLIVDVCSDPDKAAQKIADFLELPRNDIGFPRLNTGERKLQQISEKFKCSKRSSFSGTKKPPNYEESEPTSTPPMSHRLGQNLLLGFRQARKFLTKYWNLTLAFCERVRFQSPILLKREE; the protein is encoded by the coding sequence ATGAGAAAGGTTTTCGGAATTGGGATAAATAAGACCGGGACGAAAAGTACCGCACAATTTGTCAAGCAACTCGGACTGAGAACCATGCACGACCGGCCTAATGGGAAGAGCATTCGAGATGCTATCAACCGGGGTAAAAGGGCTGTCCCTTTCATGTTCTCGAATGATGCTTTTTTCGACCTGCCCGAAGATATCGACCATGAGAGGTTGCTGGAGCGGTTCCCGGATGCCCGCTACATCATGACGACTCGGGACACAAAACAATGGGTGGATAGCCGCATCATTCACGTACTGCACAATCGCACCGTTACGGGCAAACGGTCATGGACGGAAATAGACACTCAAGCTTGGCGACGGGAGAAAGAGGAGCACGAGAGCCGAGTCCGGGAGACGTTCAAACGATTGGGCAAGCTTGACCAACTTTTGATTGTTGACGTTTGCTCTGATCCGGACAAAGCCGCCCAGAAGATAGCGGACTTTTTAGAACTACCGAGAAACGATATCGGCTTCCCCCGCCTGAACACTGGGGAGCGAAAGCTCCAACAAATCAGCGAGAAATTCAAATGCTCAAAACGATCTTCATTCTCTGGCACAAAAAAGCCTCCCAATTACGAGGAGTCAGAGCCCACGTCTACGCCTCCGATGAGTCATCGGCTAGGACAAAACTTGCTTCTCGGCTTTCGCCAAGCTCGGAAGTTCTTGACCAAGTATTGGAACTTGACCCTAGCCTTTTGCGAACGGGTACGGTTTCAAAGTCCTATCTTGTTGAAACGGGAGGAGTGA